TGCCTTCACAAATCTCGATCAGATGGCCAAGCAGGCCAAACCCGGTGACATCGGTCAAGGCACTGACACCTTCTAACTGGGAAATCTCGCTACCGATCTTATTCAAGGTGGTCATCGCATCAATCGCGTTCTGCAAATCTTGTGGTGCCACTTTTTTCTGTTTTTGCGCGGTGGTCAAAATCCCGATGCCTAACGGCTTGGTCAAAAACAGCAAACTGTCTTCACGCGCCGAGGCATTGCATTTGAGATGTTTGTTGTCGGCTAAACCGGTGACCGCCAAACCGAAAATCGGCTCGGGAGCATCGATGGAATGGCCGCCTGCCAGCGCGATGCCGGCATCCTCACATACCGAACGCCCACCTTCGATTACCTGCTGACCAACTTCAGCCGATAGCTTGTCGATCGGCCAACCGAAAATCGCTATCGCCATCAACGGCTTGCCGCCCATCGCATAGATATCGCTGATGGCATTGGTTGCGGCGATTTTTCCAAATGTAAACGGATCATCGACAATCGGCATAAAAAAATCGGTGGTGCTCAATACAGAAGTGCCATTGCCCAAATCGTAAGCGGCGGCATCGTCTTTGGTGTTATTGCCCACCAATAGATTCGGTTGTGGTGCCAATGTCAATTGTGACTGCAACAGACTATCGAGTAATTGCGGCGAGATTTTGCAACCGCACCCGGCGCCGTGGCTGTATTCGGTCAATTTGACGATTGAAGAGAAATCTTGGCTTTGAGACATTTTGATTATTTATCCGTTTTGCATAGCAAGAATGCTTTGAATATTAATAGGCTGAGGGTAATCGGTGAAATCGGTCTGTTGCTGAGCGACCGCATACATGGACATGCGATCCGCCAATTCATTGCCTTCAACACCGACGTGACCGTTTACATGCAGAATTTGGATATCGCCTTTTAGGGTTTGATACAACTTGAAAATGGCTTGGATCAAATCGAGGTTTTTGATTTCACCACCGGATTTTTTCCAACCGTTTCTTTGCCAGTTTTGCGCCCATTGGGTAATACATTGAATGGCATATTTGGAATCGCAAAAAATAACCACACTCAACTGTAGCGCAAGCAACTCTTGCGCCTTGATCAACGCTTGATGCAAAGCGTTTAATTCAGCCGAATTGTTGGTGCCTTGAGGATTATAAAGCCCGTACCATAGGCTATGAATCTCATCATTTCGATAGATTGCCATGCCCGAACCGGCCTGGCCGGGATTCGGTTCACAAGCGCCATCGGTAAAAATCTTGATATCCGCTTGCAGATTCGAAACCTCGTCCGCGCTATAGGTTTTTATGCCGTTTTTTGCTGGCGCTTTTGTCTTACTGGAGCGCTTAGCAGTACCACTAACACTGCCAGAAAAAGCGGCCTGCGCTTCAGGCAAAGTTTTAAACGATTTGTATTTCGCGCCAGGAAATTTATCCACCTGCGCCAGAGTGCTCGGCCAATCCTGGTAAACACCGGGCTTTCTGCCTTGCCAAACCACATAAAACTTTGTTGCCATTGAGTTACTACCACCACCTTAAATTAGCTGACTATGATACACCGACCGGCCTTTACTTGCACAGGATTAGCCGCAAGCCACATCAGCAAATTATTCGCTTGGCAGTCCACAAAGGTTTTGCAGGCCAACCATGAACGGCGTAGAATGAAATCAGACCCATAAATCAGCCAAAGGAGATCTCCTATGGATGTACCTGCTCACGACTTACCTGCACTATTTGCCCAATTGGGATTGGCTGATAGCGCAGCCGAAATCGAACAATTCATTATGCTGCATTCGCCATTAAAACAGAGCCTGCTACTGCATGAAGCTGAATTTTGGAATCCATCGCAAGCGGCCTTTTTAAAAGAAGCGGTCGAAGAGGATGCGGACTGGGTAGATGCGGTTAATCATCTCGATACACTGCTAAGAGCCCAACCCGACGTTTAAATGAAGCATGGCGAGCAAATTACTCAATTAAATCGCCATAGCCTTTATATTGCTGTTGAAATGCCTGCTTACCGCTCTCAAGGAACTGCTGGTAATCCCAGGCATAATCTTCCAACAGGTCATTGAACTCGGCTTTCCAAATATAGCATTGTGCCTCGACCTGACTGCCATCCGCTAACTCTACCGTCACGGCCTGTCTTTGGTATTGTTCACCCTCAAACCGATCCAAGCGCTGCCAAGCCGTTTCGGTTATACCGCAATACAATACTCCACCGACCTGTTGATCGGGCTCGACAATTAGCGCCGGATAATGCTCATTTTTAATGGCAAAACGTTGATAACCGGTTAAGTTGGCTGGCTGACAATCAAAGCTGGCACCGCTCACCTCAGTCATCACCTCATCACACATTAAACTGCCATAGGTTAATAAACAATTGGTCGTGTTCACTTCGCCCCTCTGATAAACAATGGTTAGATTTCATCATAGCCGAATGCAAAAGAGCCTTAAAGACTTTTCGATTTAAACCAAATAACCAAAGCGATACCACCCAAAACACAAACCGATGCCAGCCAGAAACTCCACGTTAGTGATTCTGATAATAGCAGCCATCCACCTAAGGCGGTGATGACCGGTACACTTAATTGAATGGTCGCGGCATGGCTGGATTTCAACCATGGCAACGCCAGATACCAAACGGCATAGCCCATACCCGAAGCGATCGCACCGGAGGCTATCGCATAGATTACACCTTGAGCATCCCAATTCAGCTGCCCAGCTGTTAGCGATAACAAAACTAACGCAAATGGCACGGCACGTAAAAAATTACCACTCGTTTGTGCTAATGGCGGTACTTTGCTGCGAGCGCCCAATAAAGAATAAACGCCCCACGCCATACCGGCAAACACCATTAATAACGCTGCATGCCAAGGTGGTGATTCAACGCCGGGTAACAATAAAATCAATAGGCCAGCAATCGCTAACAACAAGCCTAACCACTGTAATAAACTAAAACGCTCGCCCTGACTGAATCCATAAGCGATCATCGACAACTGCACCACTCCAAACAGCAATAAAGCCCCGGTAGCAGCGGTGAGCTCGATATAAGCAAACGAAAATGCCGCCGCATAACTAAACAAAGCCAATGCGCCCCACCAGCTACCGTTTGCAAACAGTGCTTTAATACCGTTGTTTTCGTTGTTTCGTGATAGTTGCCAGATCAATAACAATAGCAACATTACCGCACCCGAAAACAAACGAATCATAGTAAAGCTCGCGGCATCAATCGCGGTATTGTCCAAAGCCACACGGCACAATACCGAGTTGGCGGCAAAGGCGAGCATGGCGATAGAAGTAATAAAAATCAGACGAAAACTAGACAATTCACAGCCCTAAATAAGATTAAGTAACTATGCCTACTTTAAAATAAACTAGAGATGAATACATCAGAACAAAACGACTTACTTAGAGAATAATTGCGAAGCCCCTAAAAACTTAGCTACTCCCTCTGTATTTATCTATTGGGCTTACCCTTACTTTGTTGCTTGTCCAACAAACAACGAACTCGGCGAAGAGCCGAGAAAGTAAGCAAAAAAAGACACCCTGCTCCATAAATAGGCAGGTTCTAAACTTATTCACTGAAACGAAGAACTCGGCTGTAGCGAAGCGGAGAGACGAGAAATTCCTGAACTCGCTACGCTCGAACAGCAGGATTTTTTCTACCCTCAAGGGGCACCTAGATCGTTCACTTCGTTAAGAACTCTGCACTATTTATTCCAAAGGGATTTTTGGTGTCAAAGTCACTTTTCTTAAATCCATTAACTTCCTATTTAAATAAAACTTACGGTGAAATGAATTACTTTGTACCAAAATGGCGTGCGCGTAACAGGTCCCTTTTGTAAGCTTTCTTGATTTCACTTAGCGAAGGATGCGGTCAAAAATTTTCGCTGTCCGAACGAAGCTTGCGCAGTGAGTTCGGGAATTTGAGCAGACAAGCTTAGTGAAATAGAAAGTGTCAGCAGGGTGCCCTTTTTGTGGTTACTATTTTTGGGCAAGCAAAAATAGTAACGAGAAGCCTGATAGAACAATCCAAGGATATACGAAAGTTCAAAATGGCTTCTCAACATGAAACACTCATGATTTTCAACTATCTCCATGATCTCCCGCTAGTAGTAAAACGATAAGATAAAGCAATGACTTAACCTTAACCTTACACTTAAACTTAATCACTTTTTTAATATTCATTATTGAGTTAAACCTATAAAAATAAAGTTAACCGAAAGTCTAAATAAATATAAAAAGTGAAAACTCGATTAGAAATAATCGCAAAGCGAAATTGAAATTTAAGATACAAAAAAACCATAAAAGAAAACTTCTATGGGCTTGATTGATAAGCTTTGATTTCAAAGCAGAATATCATCCTTCACCTGTCACAGGATCAATAATAGTCTTAACTTCAAATATCCGTTCTACTGGAAAACCACTTCTTTTTGCGTGCTCATGGATTAACTCTTCATTTTCCGCCAAATAGACACAGAACGTTTTATCATCGGTTGCATAGGAATGCTCCCACTGAATATTTTTTCGCTCCGCTTTCATTTCAGCAAGCACCTTATTCGATTCTGAAGCGGCACCACAAAGCTCCTCGTGGTTCGACGAACCAATTCCGGGAACATTTCTTTCAATAACATATCTTGGCATAATTTCCTCCTTTGGTTGAGTAGGAGTCAAAATACTGCCCTTTTCATTATACGCTTAGCCACTCAAGTGAACTTTTAATCGTTATAGGTATTTTTTCTAGTTGGCTATCCAAAGAAATAATCATTCGATATAAAAAAAGCCCGCAAAAGACTAACTCTTTCAGGCTTTTAAGGACTTAATTAATTTCTAAATTAAGTTTTAGATCGCATCGATAATCGCATTTAAAGTTGCGCTTGGACGCATCACTTTAGCGGCCAGGTCAGCATTAGGCTGATAATAACCACCAATCTCAACCGCACTACCTTGCACTTCGTTAAGTTCGCCAACGATCTTGTCTTCATTGCTGGTCATGGCTTCGGCAACCGGTGTAAAGCGCGCTTTTAGTTCGGCATCCTTGTCTTGTGCCGCCAATTCCTGTGCCCAGTACATCGTCAAATAGAAGTGGCTCCCACGGTTATCTATTTCACCGACTTTACGAGATGGCGATTTATTGTTATCCAATAATTTACCGGTGGCACGATCTAGTGTTTCCGCCAAGACCTGTGCTTTGGCGTTATCGAATGTGGTGGCCAAATGTTCCAGCGATACCGCCAATGCCAGGAACTCACCTAATGAATCCCAACGCAGATAGTTTTCAGATAGCAACTGCTGTACGTGTTTAGGCGCCGAACCGCCGGCACCGGTTTCAAACAAACCACCACCATTCATCAGCGGCACAATCGACAACATCTTCGCTGAAGTACCCAATTCCAAAATCGGGAACAAGTCAGTCAGATAATCACGTAATACATTACCGGTTACCGAAATAACTTCCTTACCGTCTTTAACGTGACGCAAGGTGAAACGTGTCGCCTCTGCCGGCGCCATAATATGGATTTCCAGACCAGACACATCATGGTGAGACAGGTAATCGTTCACCTTATTGATCAACTCATGGTCATGGGCACGTTCGGCATCGAGCCAGAATACGGCCGGAGAACCGGTGGCTCGGGCACGAGTCACCGCCAGTTTGACCCAGTCCTGAATCGGCGCATCTTTGGTCTGACACATACGGAAGATATCACCGGCTTCGACCGGCTGCTCAAGCATGGTTTCCCCTTTGCTGTTAACCGCGCGGATAGTTCCACTCGCTTCGGCTTGGAAAGTTTTATCGTGTGAACCGTACTCTTCGGCTTTTTGCGCCATCAAACCAACGTTTGGCACCGTTCCCATCGTAGTCGGATCGAAGGCACCGTAGTGTTTACAGAAACGGATGGTTTCTTCATAGACGCTGGCATAACAACGATCCGGAATGACCGCCATGGTATCTTGGGTCTTGCCATCCTTATTCCACATCTGGCCGGAGTTACGGATCATTGCCGGCATAGAGGCATCGATAATCACATCCGATGGTACATGCAGGTTGGTGATGCCTTTATCGGAATCGACCATCGCCATGTCCGGACCGTTTGCCATCGCCGCTTGCAGATCGGCCTCAATTTCCGCACGTTTGGCATCATCCAAAGTGGCAATCTTGGCAAACACATCCCCCAAACCGTTGTTGACGTTTACACCAGCCTTCGCCAAAGCGTCGGCATGTTTGGCGAATACCTCTTCAAAAAACACCGCCACCGCTGTACCGAAAATAATCGGATCAGATACTTTCATCATGGTCGCTTTCATGTGCAACGAGAACAACACACCTTGCTCTTTGGCATCGGCGATAGCTTGTTTCAGAAACGCACGCAAAGCCGACTGGCTCATTACCGACGCATCCAATACTTCACCCTGCAATAACGGCGCTGTGGCTTTTAACTCTTTAACCGATCCGTCTTCGGCAACGAATTCGATTTTAAAGGTATCGGCCTCGGCCATAGTCAGAGATTTTTCCGAACCGTAAAAATCACCTTCTGTCATATGAGCAACGTGTGATTTGGACTCTTTTGACCATTCTCCCATTGAGTGCGGGTTTTTCTTTGCGTAGTTTTTTACCGACAAAGGGGCGCGACGGTCAGAATTACCTTCACGTAATACCGGGTTTACCGCTGAGCCCAATACCTTGGCATAAGCGGCTTTAATTGCCTGTTCTTCATCATTAGTCGGGTTGGCCGGATAGTCTGGAACCATATAGCCGTGAGCTTGCAGCTCTTTAATCGCAGCACTCAACTGAGGGATCGAAGCCGAGATATTCGGCAGCTTGATAATATTCGTTTCCGGCATCTTCGCCATTTCACCCAATTCGCTCAAGGCATCGCCAATACGCTGATCTTCTTTTAAATATTGCGGGAAATTGGCAAGAATGCGTCCAGCCAGAGAGATGTCTCGTGTTTCAACGGCAACATCGGCAGCTTTGGTAAAAGCCTGAACCATTGGCAAAAATGAGTAAGTTGCCAACATTGGCGCTTCATCGGTAAGCGTATAGATAATTTTTGAATTTTCTGACATTACAATTTCCCGTATTGTGAAGACTGAATTTGAAAGTGCTAGAATACGCACTCAAAGAATGATTGCTATTTTATCACCAGCATGCAGCGGTACAAAGCCAAAAGCGCTAAATAAAACAAGATAAATGGTGATAACAATCGCTTTGCACAGCGTTCATCGTCAACTTAGAAAATGGTGATTTGCCTTAAGTGTCTGATAGTTCATTCAAAGTTAATTTGCCCCCGGTGTTTTTGGATCCCCTATGTCAAAAGTTTTGCTCTTCAATAAACCTTTCAATGTACTCTGTCAGTTTACCGATGAGGCGCAGTTTAAAAATGAGCGAGAGACTCTCGCCGATTATATCGATCAGCCGGGTTTTTATGCCGCCGGACGTTTAGATCGGGATTCTGAAGGGCTATTGCTATTGACCGATGACGGCAAGCTGCAGCAACAGATCGCCAACCCGAATAACAAACAGGCGAAAACCTATCTGGTTCAGGTTGAGGGCGCGATTGATAAAAAAGCGATTCAACAGCTGAGTAAAGGCGTTGAACTCAAAGACGGTCTTACTCGACCGGCCAAAGCGCGTATCGTCAACGAACCGCGCTGGTTATGGGAGCGCAATCCGCCGATTCGGCAACGTAAAAACATTCCCACCAGTTGGATTGAGCTGACTATCAGCGAAGGTAAAAACCGTCAGGTTCGCCGCATGACAGCAGCGGTCGGCTTTCCCACACTAAGGTTGATCCGTACCCAAATCGGCCCTTGGAAACTCGCCGACCTAGGCTTGGGTGAAAGCCTTCTGCTGGATAATCTGACGTTGTAACCCCCTCTCCCGATGCCTATTTTGCCGAGCATAGTGTTCGTGCGATTTTGCAGAGTCTGGTAGAATAATCACTATCAATTTTTAATAGATTTTTTATCAGCCAATCGGTGCCTTCGGGCTTTAAGCAAAACCGGTTTGCTGCTTTTGAAGTGGAAGTTTATGTCTCAGGATAATTCAAATATCAAAGTCATTGTCGGACTATCCGGCGGCGTCGATTCATCGGTTGCGGCCTTACTGCTTAAACAGCAAGGGTACGATGTAGAAGGCCTGTTTATGAAAAACTGGGAAGGTGACGATACCGAAGACTATTGTCCGGCTGCCGAAGATTTGAAAGATGTGATGGCCGTTGCCGAAAAACTCGATATTGCCGTGCATATCGAAAACTTCTCGCAGCAATATTGGGACAACGTTTTTGAACACTTTTTAGCCGAATACAAAGCCGGTCGCACACCAAACCCGGATATTCTGTGCAACAAAGAAGTCAAATTCAAAGCCTTTCTGCAACATGCCATGGAGCTAGGTGCTGACTATATTGCCACCGGCCATTACACACGAGTGATGCGCGATGAAAACGGTCAATGTCACCTTCTAAAAGGATTGGACGACAATAAAGACCAAAGTTATTTCCTTTACACCTTGCAGCAACATCAGTTACAAAAATCGTTATTCCCTGTCGGCGAGCTGGAAAAACCCGAAGTACGCCGCTTGGCAGAAGAAGCCGGCTTTATCACTCATGATAAGAAAGACAGTACCGGCATTTGCTTTATCGGTGAACGTAAATTCAAGGATTTTTTACAGCAGTTCATTCCGGCTCAGCCCGGTGATATCGTCGACGATAAAGGCGCAGTGATCGGCCGCCATGACGGTTTGATGTACCACACTTTGGGACAGCGCAAAGGTCTGGGAATTGGCGGTGGTCACGGCAAGGATAATTCACCGTGGTATGCGGCAGATAAGGATCTTGTCAATAACCGCTTGGTGGCGGTACAAGGTAAAAACCACCCGCTGCTGCAACACTCTATTCTGATTGCCAATACTCTGGACTGGGTATCGGGTCAGTGCCCGGCTTTGAATACACCTTTGAAAGCAAAAATTCGCTATCGCCAGGAAGAACAACCTTGTCAGATTATCGAAAACGAAAACGGAAAGGTCGTCGTGCAATTTGATGAAGCGCAAACGGCTATAGCACCGGGACAATCGGTGGTCTTTTATGATGGCGAAGATTGCCTCGGCGGCGGCATCATCGAACAGCGCCTACATAATCTTGATGAACGCCTTTAAGGTCTCTTTAAACTAAGATAATTAGCAAATTTTTAGGTTTGAATTTTTATGAGTGAATACAGCCAACAGGATAAAACACTGGCCTTGGTCGGCATCTATCAATGTGCGCAAATGGTTTATGAATTAGCCACCACCGGTCGTACCGATGATTTGAGCTATGCGACCAGCATCAATACTTTATTTGTGGAAAACCCGCAACAGACAATCGATGTCTATGGCGGCGATATTCAAAATCTGCAAATGGGGGTTAATACCCTGCTGTCACAGATGAGTACCGACCAAGCCGTACAGAACCGTAATATCGAAATTACCCGTTATGTACTCAACCTGATGGTGTTGGCGAAAAAAATCAAAGACGATGGTGAAGCCCTCAATCGTATCTTTAATACTCTAGAAACCGCGAAAGCACAAACCGAGCAATTTGGTGAATTCCATGAGAATGTCATTGCCACCATGGCTCGCGCCTATGCCGAAAATATCAGCCCAATGTCACCACGCATTATGGTCAATGGTCAACACGGCCATCTGCAGAACAACCGTGTCGCCAATAAGATTCGCACTCTGTTATTGGCTGGGATTCGCTCCGCATTACTTTGGTATCAGGTCGGCGGCTCGCGCTGGGGATTGCTTTGGGCTCGTAAAAAGTATTTGCAGAGCGCGCAAGCTATGCATCGCCCTGATAATAGTGACGATGACAGCTATTTTAAAAAGCATTAACAAATCAGATCTAATAGAGGATTGATTATTATGATTGAAGTCATTCACCAACCTAGTGATGCCGAGCTACAGCGACAAGGCATCTTCGACTGGCCTATTTGGGAAAAGGAAGTCTCCAAATTCCCATGGACTTATGATGCCAATGAGACTTGCTATATCCTCGAAGGTCACGTGACTGTGACCGCCGACAACGGTGAAAGCGTCGAGATCAAGGCAGGCGACTTGGTCACTTTCCCTAACGGCATGTCATGCACTTGGGATATTCACCAGGCGATCCGCAAACACTACAACTTCTTTTAAACGGCGTTGTTTTTTAAGCGCTCAGCTTTTTGAAGACAATAAAAAAGGCTAGCCGAAAATCTGCGGCTAGCCTTTTTTTTGTTTGCTTTATAAAAGCGTTTATTTAACGGTTTTATAAACCGCTTTTTTGACCACTTCAGAGTTTTCCTTTAGGCTCTTCAAACGCGCGGCCAATTCGGCACCAGCGGTCAATTCCGCAAACGCATCGTTTAACGGTGCTTTCTGTTCATCCGTTAACGCTTCGGTCTTCACTTCGCTAACCTGCATTAAAATGGTATCACCTGTAGCCAGCTTGAAATCTTGCCAGGTTGGCTTGCCATCAACCGGTTTCGGCGCCTTGAAAGCTTCGGAAATCATCTGCGGTAAAAGGTTTTGCGAATTACGGTTCACCCAACCAACTGTGTGCCATTCAACGCCGTCTTTCATAAAGGACTCCGGCTGTTCGCCCGCAGCCAGTTTTTCCATGATCTCAGCACCTAATTTTGACGCTTCTTCGATAGCCGCTTCACGTGTCAGATCATCTTTAATGCTGGCAGACACTTCATCCAACTGCTTCTGACGCTCGGCCTGATGGTTGTTGACACGAATCACCACGGCACGATTATTACCCAAATCGATTGATGTCGAATTCAAACGCGACTTTAACACCTCTTCTGAAAAAGCGGTATTGATCACTTTGGTATTGCTCAAAACATCACCCGCGCCACCCTGGCGACTGAACAGTTCCGAAGTTTCCACTTTCACACCGATGGCATCCGCAGCCGGCTCCAGACTGTCTGATTGCTCATAGGCAACCGTATTCAACTGTTCCAATAGTTCGAAATACTGACGTTCCGCTTCTAATGACTGGTATTGTTCCTTAACATCAGACTTAACCTGCTCATAAGGCTGAGACTGTTTAGCGGTAATGCTTTCCAACTTGATCAGGTGATAACCAAATTCGGTGCGTACCGGTTCGCTGATATCGCCAACCTTCATTGAGAAAACGGCTTCATCAAATTCAGGCACCATCATTCCCTGTTCGAAAGTCCCCAAATCACCACCGGCCGGTGCCGAACCTGGATCCTTAGAATAGGTCTTGGCGAGCTCTTCGAACTTTTCACCTTGAGCCAATTTTGCCTGAACTTCTTCTACGATTTGCATTGCCGCCGCATCGGCTGCATCGGTATTGGCATCAACGGTAATCAAGATGTGTTTGGCCTGACGCTTTTCCGGTAAAGTAAACTGCGCCTTGTGCTCTTCATAGAAACCTTTTAGTACTTCTTCATTGGTTTCGATGTTTTGCGCCAATTTTTTCTGCGACAATTCGATATAGTCGATCGACACCTTTTCCGGTTCGATATAACTTTGTGTATTTGCCTGATAGTAATCTGCAACCTGCTGATCACTCACGGTTACTGTTTTTAGGAAAGGACGCTGATCAACACGCAGGTAATTGATATTACGCTGCTGCCCCTGAAGAGCGGCTAGCTGATCGACTTCGGTCGAAGTCGCGAAAGATGATGCCAGTGTCAAATTACGATATTGCGATTCCGATAGGAATTTACGCTGTTCCATTTCAAAACGTGCGATGTTGTAGCCGTTTCTTAACAGCACTTCTTCATATAGCTTTTGTGAGAACTGACCTTTGTCCTGAAACACATCGGCGGCATGGATCGCGGCAGCCAACTGTTCATCACTGATTACCATACCGTTATCAGCCGCCCATTGACGAATCTCTTCAGCTTCGATTAACGCATCCAACACCTGATCTCGTAATTCCTCATCTTTCACCACCTGATCATAGAGATCGCCAAACTGCTGCTGAAGACGCTGTTGTTGTCGGTTGTATAGATTAACGAACTGAGTTGCAGAGATATCTTCACCATTAACTTCGGCAACTACCACCGCTTTATCACCACGAGCATATTGGTCGATACCAAATAGCGCAAAAGTAAGAACGATTAATCCGACAATCACCCAAGCAATCCAGCCTTGAGCCTGATCACGAATAGCTTGTAACATGAGGTTTCCTTTGTTTCCAGATAGCTATAAAAAATAGATTCCTATAATACCAAGCAATGCCTTGTGTTTCAGCTCTTTTGCGCAATATTTTGTAGAGAGTAAAACTCTTGTCAGAATTCATTGCATTGACTGTCTGGACAATTCTTTTTTGTTCATAATCATCCATTGCAAACGTCTATTGTTAATTGCACCCAATTCTGCATAGAATAGAGGTCTGGTCAAAATACTTAGTAAGCTTGTCACTATGTCAAAACCCGCCTGTAAAAAACTGCTTTATGTTGATGACGCCCGTTATATGCATCGCGTGCTCAAGCTTTCTCTGCCTGAAAACTATGCCATTGAATGCGTCGATAATGGCCTGTCCGCTCTGGAGATTATGCAACAACAGCGGTTCGACATTATTATCAGTGACATCAATATGCCCAATATGACTGGCTTGGAACTGCTCTCCAAGATTCGTCAACTGCCCAATTATAAAAAAACGCCGGTGTTATTGATGAGTGCCGAAGAAAACCCGGATTACCGTCAGCAAGGTAAAAAACTGGGCGCTGATGGATTCATTATCAAGCCTTTTAAGCCCGATCTCATCGAGCAATGCCTGACTACACTGCTTAACAAAAACAGCGATGCTTAAAAAACAAAAAAACCCTCGTTTAAGAGGGCTTTTTAAATGGTCAATCAAGCGCTTAGATTAAGCAAATGGGTCATTGATCACCAATGTTTCTGCACGATCCGGACCGGTCGATAAAATAGAAACCGGAACACCAACCTGCTCTTCCAAGAACTTGATATAGTCCTTGGCCTGCTGCGGCAACGCCTCCCATGATTCAATACCTACGGTTGATGTCTGCCAACCAGGCATGGTCACATAGTTTGGTTCACAGCTTTCGTATTCATCTGCACTTGATGGTGGTAGCAACAAGGTTTGACCGTCTTTATTGTAAGACACGCAAATCTTAACTTCAGCCAACTCGTCCATAACATCAAGCTTAGTCAGACACATACCGGTCAAGCCGTTGATCTGTGCCGAACGGCGTAAAGCCACCGCATCAAACCAACCACAACGACGCTGACGACCGGTTGTGGCACCGAATTCATGACCACGTGTACCCAGCTCTTTACCAATCGCATCCCCTTCATCAGCATCGCAGTCATAACAAAGCTCAGTCGGGAAAGGGCCACCGCCAACGCGTGTCGCATAGGCTTTGGTAATCCCTAACACATAATCGATATCGGTTGGCCCGATACCTGCACCA
Above is a window of Thiomicrorhabdus sediminis DNA encoding:
- a CDS encoding DMT family transporter; translated protein: MSSFRLIFITSIAMLAFAANSVLCRVALDNTAIDAASFTMIRLFSGAVMLLLLLIWQLSRNNENNGIKALFANGSWWGALALFSYAAAFSFAYIELTAATGALLLFGVVQLSMIAYGFSQGERFSLLQWLGLLLAIAGLLILLLPGVESPPWHAALLMVFAGMAWGVYSLLGARSKVPPLAQTSGNFLRAVPFALVLLSLTAGQLNWDAQGVIYAIASGAIASGMGYAVWYLALPWLKSSHAATIQLSVPVITALGGWLLLSESLTWSFWLASVCVLGGIALVIWFKSKSL
- the selD gene encoding selenide, water dikinase SelD translates to MSQSQDFSSIVKLTEYSHGAGCGCKISPQLLDSLLQSQLTLAPQPNLLVGNNTKDDAAAYDLGNGTSVLSTTDFFMPIVDDPFTFGKIAATNAISDIYAMGGKPLMAIAIFGWPIDKLSAEVGQQVIEGGRSVCEDAGIALAGGHSIDAPEPIFGLAVTGLADNKHLKCNASAREDSLLFLTKPLGIGILTTAQKQKKVAPQDLQNAIDAMTTLNKIGSEISQLEGVSALTDVTGFGLLGHLIEICEGSGIQAQVEFAKVPQLANVMHYLQQGCVPGGTERNYASYGHKIKNGEQLDDVQRHLLCDPQTSGGLLAVVDKDSVDEFLALCSAKGLELQAIGSTQALATTQQPEYWIEVV
- a CDS encoding rRNA large subunit pseudouridine synthase E — its product is MSKVLLFNKPFNVLCQFTDEAQFKNERETLADYIDQPGFYAAGRLDRDSEGLLLLTDDGKLQQQIANPNNKQAKTYLVQVEGAIDKKAIQQLSKGVELKDGLTRPAKARIVNEPRWLWERNPPIRQRKNIPTSWIELTISEGKNRQVRRMTAAVGFPTLRLIRTQIGPWKLADLGLGESLLLDNLTL
- a CDS encoding DUF2789 family protein — translated: MDVPAHDLPALFAQLGLADSAAEIEQFIMLHSPLKQSLLLHEAEFWNPSQAAFLKEAVEEDADWVDAVNHLDTLLRAQPDV
- a CDS encoding NADP-dependent isocitrate dehydrogenase → MSENSKIIYTLTDEAPMLATYSFLPMVQAFTKAADVAVETRDISLAGRILANFPQYLKEDQRIGDALSELGEMAKMPETNIIKLPNISASIPQLSAAIKELQAHGYMVPDYPANPTNDEEQAIKAAYAKVLGSAVNPVLREGNSDRRAPLSVKNYAKKNPHSMGEWSKESKSHVAHMTEGDFYGSEKSLTMAEADTFKIEFVAEDGSVKELKATAPLLQGEVLDASVMSQSALRAFLKQAIADAKEQGVLFSLHMKATMMKVSDPIIFGTAVAVFFEEVFAKHADALAKAGVNVNNGLGDVFAKIATLDDAKRAEIEADLQAAMANGPDMAMVDSDKGITNLHVPSDVIIDASMPAMIRNSGQMWNKDGKTQDTMAVIPDRCYASVYEETIRFCKHYGAFDPTTMGTVPNVGLMAQKAEEYGSHDKTFQAEASGTIRAVNSKGETMLEQPVEAGDIFRMCQTKDAPIQDWVKLAVTRARATGSPAVFWLDAERAHDHELINKVNDYLSHHDVSGLEIHIMAPAEATRFTLRHVKDGKEVISVTGNVLRDYLTDLFPILELGTSAKMLSIVPLMNGGGLFETGAGGSAPKHVQQLLSENYLRWDSLGEFLALAVSLEHLATTFDNAKAQVLAETLDRATGKLLDNNKSPSRKVGEIDNRGSHFYLTMYWAQELAAQDKDAELKARFTPVAEAMTSNEDKIVGELNEVQGSAVEIGGYYQPNADLAAKVMRPSATLNAIIDAI
- a CDS encoding DUF4242 domain-containing protein, with the translated sequence MPRYVIERNVPGIGSSNHEELCGAASESNKVLAEMKAERKNIQWEHSYATDDKTFCVYLAENEELIHEHAKRSGFPVERIFEVKTIIDPVTGEG
- a CDS encoding viroplasmin family protein, with the protein product MATKFYVVWQGRKPGVYQDWPSTLAQVDKFPGAKYKSFKTLPEAQAAFSGSVSGTAKRSSKTKAPAKNGIKTYSADEVSNLQADIKIFTDGACEPNPGQAGSGMAIYRNDEIHSLWYGLYNPQGTNNSAELNALHQALIKAQELLALQLSVVIFCDSKYAIQCITQWAQNWQRNGWKKSGGEIKNLDLIQAIFKLYQTLKGDIQILHVNGHVGVEGNELADRMSMYAVAQQQTDFTDYPQPINIQSILAMQNG
- a CDS encoding gamma-glutamylcyclotransferase family protein: MNTTNCLLTYGSLMCDEVMTEVSGASFDCQPANLTGYQRFAIKNEHYPALIVEPDQQVGGVLYCGITETAWQRLDRFEGEQYQRQAVTVELADGSQVEAQCYIWKAEFNDLLEDYAWDYQQFLESGKQAFQQQYKGYGDLIE